From Deltaproteobacteria bacterium, a single genomic window includes:
- a CDS encoding hydantoinase/oxoprolinase family protein, whose amino-acid sequence MRVAVDIGGTFTDVVVFDEGRRDLSLAKTLSTPTELARGVLDGLIKAAVRFEEMTTLIHGSTVVVNAVIERKGAKTALVTTKGFRDVYEIGRINRPESFNPRFRKHRPLVPREDVFEVSERMLADGSVRTPFDENEAREVARIIKEESFEAVAVLFLHSYRAPEHELRMREILLASEPKLFVSVSHELSREYREYERTSTVAANAYVGPIVSQYLGDLERRLHDKKFAGNLMIMQSNGGLSDVEMARRQCIQMMESGPAGGVVGTMALCELLDLEAAIAFDMGGTTAKACVIRRGEPSLSPDYFIGGYNEGLAIRIPVLDIVEVGTGGGSIAYLDEGGGLHVGPRSAGAEPGPASYGRGGSEPTVTDANVILGRLSPENFLGGEMRLDRAAAEKSLRDCLAVPLNVSLERAAAGMLQVATSAMANAVRHVTLERGLDPRDFTLVAYGGGGPLHSASVAKELSIGKIIIPNAPGHFSALGMLMADLRRDYVQTLFERMDDLDMSALEAQFQKLETEGRKALEESGISTDRIVFERAADMRYVGQEHAVAVRMPAFVGDEAARAEVKRRFDEAHDLRYSHSAPEESADIVSLRVSAIGRLNKPEFPLIAKGEVSPPANARRGERAVNFEGVGALAAAVFDRAQLLHGNVIHGPAIIEEVASTTIVEPGDKVAVNSFGHLVMELGES is encoded by the coding sequence ATGCGTGTAGCAGTCGATATAGGCGGGACATTCACCGACGTGGTGGTGTTCGATGAAGGGCGGCGCGATCTGTCGCTGGCTAAAACTTTGTCGACGCCAACGGAGTTGGCCCGCGGCGTTCTCGATGGCTTGATCAAAGCGGCGGTGCGCTTCGAGGAGATGACGACGTTGATTCACGGGTCGACTGTCGTTGTCAACGCGGTGATCGAGCGCAAGGGGGCGAAGACGGCGCTGGTGACGACCAAAGGATTTCGCGACGTGTACGAGATTGGCCGGATCAATCGGCCGGAATCTTTCAATCCGCGCTTTCGCAAGCACCGGCCGCTGGTGCCGCGGGAAGATGTTTTCGAAGTGAGCGAGCGCATGCTCGCCGACGGTTCGGTGCGCACGCCGTTCGATGAAAACGAGGCGCGGGAAGTCGCGCGAATTATTAAAGAGGAAAGCTTTGAGGCGGTGGCGGTTTTGTTTCTCCACTCCTACCGCGCGCCGGAGCATGAGCTGCGCATGCGCGAGATCCTTCTCGCCAGCGAGCCGAAGTTGTTCGTCAGCGTCTCGCACGAGCTGTCGCGCGAGTATCGCGAGTACGAGCGGACTTCGACGGTAGCGGCCAATGCCTACGTCGGGCCGATTGTCAGCCAATATCTCGGCGATCTTGAGCGGCGTTTACACGATAAAAAATTTGCCGGCAACTTGATGATCATGCAGTCCAACGGCGGGTTATCCGACGTCGAGATGGCGCGTCGGCAATGTATTCAGATGATGGAATCGGGACCGGCGGGCGGCGTGGTCGGCACCATGGCGCTGTGCGAGTTACTCGATCTCGAAGCGGCGATCGCCTTCGACATGGGCGGCACGACGGCCAAGGCGTGCGTCATCAGGCGCGGCGAGCCGAGTTTGTCGCCGGATTATTTTATCGGCGGCTACAACGAAGGCTTGGCGATCCGCATTCCCGTGCTCGACATCGTCGAAGTCGGCACCGGCGGCGGCAGCATCGCGTATTTGGATGAAGGCGGCGGGTTGCACGTCGGTCCACGCAGCGCCGGCGCCGAGCCCGGTCCGGCGAGTTACGGCCGTGGCGGTAGCGAGCCGACGGTGACCGATGCCAACGTGATTCTCGGCCGGCTGTCGCCGGAAAATTTTCTCGGCGGCGAGATGCGTCTCGATCGCGCTGCGGCGGAGAAATCTTTGCGCGATTGTCTCGCAGTGCCACTGAATGTTTCGTTAGAACGCGCCGCGGCGGGCATGTTGCAAGTGGCGACTTCGGCGATGGCCAACGCGGTGCGCCATGTGACTTTGGAGCGCGGTCTCGATCCGCGCGACTTCACGCTGGTCGCTTACGGCGGCGGCGGGCCGCTGCATTCGGCATCGGTCGCGAAGGAATTGTCGATTGGCAAGATCATTATTCCCAACGCGCCGGGTCATTTCTCCGCGCTCGGCATGCTCATGGCCGATTTGCGCCGCGATTATGTGCAGACGCTGTTCGAGCGCATGGACGATCTCGATATGAGCGCGCTGGAAGCGCAGTTTCAAAAACTCGAAACCGAAGGGCGCAAGGCGTTGGAGGAATCCGGCATCTCCACCGATCGCATCGTCTTTGAGCGCGCCGCCGATATGCGCTACGTCGGTCAGGAACACGCGGTGGCGGTGCGCATGCCGGCGTTCGTAGGTGACGAAGCGGCGCGCGCCGAAGTGAAGCGGCGCTTCGACGAAGCCCACGACCTTCGCTACAGTCATAGCGCACCGGAAGAGTCCGCCGACATCGTCAGCCTACGCGTGTCGGCCATCGGTCGATTGAACAAACCGGAGTTTCCGCTAATCGCCAAAGGTGAGGTGTCGCCGCCGGCCAACGCGCGGCGCGGCGAACGGGCGGTGAATTTTGAAGGCGTCGGCGCGCTGGCCGCGGCGGTATTCGATCGCGCGCAATTACTTCACGGCAACGTTATCCACGGACCGGCGATCATCGAAGAGGTGGCGTCGACGACCATCGTCGAGCCCGGCGATAAAGTTGCGGTGAATAGTTTTGGCCATCTGGTGATGGAGCTGGGCGAATCTTAG
- a CDS encoding extracellular solute-binding protein yields the protein MLAYFAIHDSPVGADRCVRPPRHFRDGENDGRGNPMMRTTMFIFTILFLAALLANQLFAAETKPAGQSEWDKTVEAARKEGRVVAGIPASAELRKALDETFSKRFPGIEIELATGRGPANAGKIAAEHAAGVRYFDLLVSGSLTPLNLLNARILEAIEPLLILPEVKEAKRWYGGHVWADNAKKFLYSFQAYQSENSWYNTQQLKADEYRGFDDLLNPKWKGKIAILDPRSAGGGTSSWSFFYKVKGEEFLRKLAGQELTLSRDQRLLGEGLAKGRYTITIGLTYYTLAPFIKANLPIKPLPEAKEGSYTSSGSGALSVVKNSSHPNATKVIVNWLLSKEGQETYGKAMGQATRRLDVDTKWLMEFGTRASKDFLSFEENQKRENSSEEVLTQLWPKAIKLANDLLH from the coding sequence ATGCTCGCATATTTCGCCATTCACGATTCTCCTGTAGGGGCGGACCGATGTGTCCGCCCTCCCCGTCATTTCCGCGACGGCGAAAATGACGGACGAGGTAATCCCATGATGCGAACGACAATGTTTATTTTCACAATCCTATTTCTTGCCGCGCTGCTGGCCAATCAACTCTTCGCCGCCGAAACCAAACCGGCTGGGCAATCCGAATGGGACAAAACCGTCGAGGCGGCCAGGAAGGAAGGCAGAGTCGTCGCCGGCATTCCCGCCAGCGCCGAGCTGCGCAAAGCGCTCGATGAAACTTTCAGCAAACGCTTTCCCGGCATCGAAATCGAACTCGCCACCGGTCGGGGGCCGGCCAACGCCGGCAAGATCGCCGCCGAACATGCCGCCGGCGTGCGCTACTTCGATCTGCTCGTCAGCGGCTCGTTGACGCCGCTGAATCTGTTGAACGCGAGAATTCTCGAAGCCATCGAACCGTTGCTGATCCTACCGGAAGTTAAAGAAGCGAAACGGTGGTACGGCGGCCATGTCTGGGCCGACAACGCCAAGAAATTTCTCTACTCGTTTCAAGCCTATCAGTCGGAAAACTCATGGTACAACACGCAGCAGTTGAAAGCCGACGAATACCGCGGTTTCGACGATCTACTAAACCCGAAATGGAAAGGCAAGATCGCCATCCTCGACCCGCGCTCCGCCGGCGGCGGCACCTCGAGCTGGAGTTTCTTTTACAAAGTGAAGGGCGAAGAGTTTTTGCGCAAACTGGCGGGCCAAGAACTGACGCTATCGCGCGACCAGCGGCTACTTGGCGAAGGCCTCGCCAAGGGGCGCTACACCATCACCATCGGCCTCACCTACTATACGCTGGCGCCGTTCATCAAAGCCAACCTGCCGATCAAACCGCTGCCGGAAGCCAAGGAAGGCAGTTATACCAGCAGCGGCAGCGGCGCGTTATCGGTGGTGAAAAATTCCAGCCATCCCAACGCCACCAAAGTTATTGTCAATTGGCTGCTCAGCAAAGAAGGTCAAGAGACCTACGGTAAAGCGATGGGCCAAGCGACCAGGAGACTCGACGTCGACACCAAGTGGCTGATGGAATTCGGCACCCGCGCGTCAAAAGATTTTTTGAGCTTCGAAGAAAATCAAAAGCGAGAAAACTCCAGCGAAGAAGTGCTCACCCAACTCTGGCCCAAAGCGATCAAGCTCGCCAATGACCTGCTGCATTAG